A stretch of DNA from Gasterosteus aculeatus chromosome 7, fGasAcu3.hap1.1, whole genome shotgun sequence:
TGATTCAGCTGGCAGCCTTGTCCTGATTAACCATCCTCAGAGGATTCCACCATTTGGCTTAAGTGACATTGCGTTCTCCTTTGACACAAGGTAGACTCATCGTTTGAGGGAAAGCAGAGATGGAGTCCTCCCAGGTACTCCTCATCAGGTGATCGGCGAGCCCATGAGAACCTCTCTCCATAACAACCTTCCCAGGTGGAATTCTGTAATGTGCCTCAATGCAGCAAAGTGAATCCATGTGCAATTTATTACTGTCACCTGTCTACGTCCCTGGAGGAGGCCCCAAAGCCATTACGTCTTTTGTTCTTTACGTTGAGCGCTGTATTAAGTGTCTCTGTCAAGGGTGTCAAATTGCGACAGGAAAAAGAAATATCAGCGCTGTCCTATCCATTCGTATTGTCACATCACATAAGCAGTCCTGAAGTGCTCGCTTTCATGAGAGAAACCAAAAAGAAGCCAAATATGAAGGTTGCGAGAGACTGGATGATGAGTTGGGGCTGAACAAAGCACTAATGAGCAAGTGTCGTAACTTCCTCTGAAACATGTCAATAGGCTCAAGATAAAATGTCAAAAGACAGCAGAAGCAGGAGACACAGAACTGTACCCATCATGATTTAAGTTTTGAAGCACGTGTAGCTGTCTGAGTTTAGCTGTCACATTGCATCAGTGCACTACAGGAATTAACACGATCTGTCGGCGCTCCCGCGGCCCCCTCTGAACTTAGAGCTTTGATTTCAGCGTTTGAGTTAAatttacatgttttcttttttacagaatAGTGTCTAATGCAATGCATTAACCTATAAATCTTTAACTTGAAACTGTGTTATTTTGAATCATCAACAGCTTCTTTGTGATGAATTCTACTGGGTGGGAAAACTATGGTCACAGTAGTTCATTTGTCACGTTAAATCTCAATCTCAACATCCCCTTTCATAGGAGACCTGGCATCAGAGGATGAGTTCCTGGAAATCCCCTCTATCTCCAGGCGGAGAGCAGGGACGTATGAATGCACAGCAGTCAACGATATTGACACAGACGTCCAGACCGTAGACATCACCGTCAACTGTGAGTCCACTGCTTGGTTCAAggatttaaatattttgtgtttgaatGAACAGTGCTAATTATTAAATTCATCAATCAGCTTTGcggcagaaaaaaaatatataatcatGTTAATAATTTATGAGAAAACAAGAGTGCTGAATTTTCCAGGTTCAAGCTTTTTTAATAGCTTTTTAATAAGTCAGTGctacttttctttatttcataacattattattattatctgactcttagaattacatttttttattattgactcaatttgttttttgcccCTAACCCGAAGTGAACCAAGAGAAGGCTTGATTCAGTTTTACTATTCTTGTTCCAAGTATTGCTACACTAAATCAAATGTACTTTCTGAACACATAAAAAAGTATGTAGTTATCTATATTTGAGTGCTTTATAGATAAGTTTAGTAGTGTGCAGTTAAGACCATTTATTCACAACaatgttgatatatatatatattttttttccagcaaaaATGTCAACTTATTACAGTTATTCAATTATAATAATGTGCTTCTTTAGTTTGCTAATTTGATAGAAAACTGAAAAATCTGTTTTGAGGACATAACAGCAGCCCCAGAAAAGTCTTGATTTAATTGCATCAAAATCTGCCACTGATAGAAGccattaaatataaaaaacattggCAGATGACTTGACAGTTAAGACTTGGCCGCATAATCACCATTGTTTTGGCTCAGAGACCATTTACCAAGGCGAGTCCAGATCAAATGATGAGCGACAACGTTTTCCTCAAACATCCACAATAAAATCTGGCAGATAATGTTAAGCTTCTCGGCCGCAGGACACACAGAATGGAATGTACAAAGGAAACCCTGACCTGTTCATTACATCACGCAGTGTGAGAAATACTCCTACTTCCTGTTCACCCGTGGTCATGCCGTAgatcagtggttcccaaactgggggcgGTGGGCCGTTAGGGGACCTGCGGCTTAATCACCAAACCTACCACACAGCTACAATGGTTAAAagggatacaaaaaaaaagaaagcaaaaccaACATAAGAACTTTACATGCGCTGTGTTCGAACCACACCCAGCAGAGCGGCTCAGGGTACCAGCGGACTAACAAAGCaaagatgcagagagagagcgaggggaagAGGTGGACGTGCAGCATCAGAAAGGCAGCAAAATATAGGAAAGGAAACAAGCATTATACAAAGATCGACAGATTTTTGACTGGTAGCAAGCGCAAATCCGATGGCAACGTTGGTCACGTTGCCATCGGATTTCCTCAACAATGGCccaaaaaaggtaaaagctAAAAAGTAGAAGGAGGCATATTCGTCCCTGGGCTTTACAAGCACTATGGTCGGTCAGGAAGAGAGAACCCAGTGTGTCTTAAGATTCTGGCAGCTGAAAGCTAAATTAAAAAGGATACTTGGAAAACCACCATCCCAATTATGTGAACAAGTCTTTGAGTTTTTCAAGGTACAAACAATATGTTGTTTGCACTTATATGTTCTTACATATAAACACCGGTTTGCACTCTTCCCAACTTGATTTAAAATTTTGAAGAAACTTGAAAATATGACTACAACATGCAATGCAACTGTTAAGTGGAAGTGaaatatactttaaaaaaatgtacttactttagaaataaaaacacttcaAGGAAAGGGCTTAGAGGAGAGACGGCCACCAACCCTCTTCTTTCCCTTCGACCCTGATCGCGGTGCTCTCGTTGTTGCTCACAGATGCTCCCGCTGTTTCGGAGGCCAGAGACGTCGGGGTCACTCCGGGCCAGAGAGGAGAGCTGGAGTGTGAGGCCGATGCCGTGCCTGAGGCAGACTTTGAGTGGTACAAAGATGACAGAAGGTAATTagctttacattttaatttacaaatggAAGACGTGTGAGTATTTGTCAGTTTTCAAAGTTATTGACGGTCATTGATATGCAGTCAATCATTCAGCCTGCAAACTGCTCCTTGGTCATTAATTCACTCAGACCCATTTGTAATTGGATGAGtaactttgaaaaaaacaaacaaaacctttcAAGTGCCCGTGGTTAGTTACTGTGTTCTTCCTCACGTTTAGGATCCTGATTGGCCTCGATGGCTTCGAGATCGTGAATTCTGGATCACTGTCGAAGCTGACGTTTTTTAACGTGTCCGACGAAGATTATGGAAACTACACTTGCGTCGCACTCAACAAACTTGGCAGCGCGAACACAAGCTTTCTCATGTATGGTGAGTACAGAAATATGGTACATTTATGGTACTACATAAGGGAAGCATAAGTTAAaaaatcccccttttttttaagcatttatcAGTTTGATTAATCCACCATCCATTTCCTTAAAGCTTTTACATTTAgtgttatataaaaaataaatattctccTATCATTACTGAAAAAGAGAAGGGATGCATTCACGTGTTGGCCAtcacataataaatacaaatcaatcagaGGAAGTATAAACCACCCTTTAATGTATTAAGAAAACTTGATGCAATTCTATATTAATTCTGTTTTGGGAGCATTAGACTCCTTTTCTTGCTCAGCCAGGCAGACAGCATGCTCTCACTAAACAATCAAGAGATCCCTGGCTGCTCATTCCGTCAGCGACAATGCTGATCCCTCTCACGCACCAGGTGCCAAATATCCCACAAATAGAGTGAGGAGCCTTAAAGTACAAGACATCTTTAGAAAAAGAGGCTTCCCTCGGGCCTGTGGACGctcctaagtgtgtgtgtgtacagtgtttcAGCTAATTTGTTGCTACAATAGGGAATCAGGATTATGACTATCGACATTGAGTGATTAtcatcattaaaataatgtagaTTTACAATGTTAGAGGCTGTTGTATTTGTTCAGGttataaagccctctgaggaaaatatgcgttttgtgattttgggctatacaaaaataaactgaATTGGGTAAATTCTCCTGAACTGGCTGTTGGCACCATTACCAGTTTGAACACTGTAGTATGCCACTGTGCAGCCACAATGTTAAAAGTCTATTCAGCAGTCTACTTTTCATGCTTTTCACAAGTGCTGTGAATGATTTGTCCCCGCTCTGTTTCCAATATGTTGCTCTGTTCCATTTGTTTCCCTGGTGTAGTCGTAATTGAACCCACTAGCTCAACGCTATTGCAAGGTTAGTATTCTGCACGAGCATGCACTTCGACTGTTTTGGATGGAAAGTATTAACTGCGTGCTGGCACATGAACAACCGCCATTTTCACAAAGTAAATACACAGTGTCTGTTGAGCATTGAACTGTTTAACAACTATCTGATCTCGTCATGAATTGACATGTTAAAGTGAACCAGTGGCAGGCAGCAGGAATGGCAAAGCAAACCACCATATCGATGTCACATGAACCTTTGTGAAAATGGCCATGCAGCCCGTTTTGCTAATTGTGTTTCATCTTCTCCTTTGCAACCCTAACCGCTTCAATGTGTGACACGGCTTCATTTTGGTTTTTGCATGCTCTTCTTTCTAATGTAAGTACTCGTCATTTTTCATTAACATCATTTGTGCTTCTGCGATTGCTTTTGCCTTCAGTTATTATTTTCATGTGAACGTCCAATACAGAAATTTGAGAAAGTTACAGAACCGTACTGGAAATGTTTGTGTATTGTAGATAACTGGATGAGCCTTGTGTGTTATTAGAAAAAGCATATGGCGATAACCACCTCACCCATCATGTCTCTTCATGTGTCCTTGTTGTTGCAGCTTTTGTAAGCAGACCCACTCCATTAACACAACATAATTGTATTAATGGATCTAATTTTGACTATGAATAACGTCGTTATTGTAATTAACCATATGCAGGATTACGGATAATCCACTGTGGCAGGGTAATTGGATAGATGCCCCAAAGGAAACTGTGGTGAACTCATGGAAATTCTAGGGAAATGAGTAGTCATTGTGTTACAAGCTTCAAAAGAATTCTTTTTAATGTGTCCTCAATCATCATACGACGCATCCGTTTAGATAAATCTTGCCTCATCCCTGAAAACAGCAGGAGGAAAgtctattgtgtttttttaggtGTATAAACACTATAATACATGTTCATTAAAGAGTGAGGAATACAAGTGTATAAATTACTCAAACTTTTTTAGTTACTTAGTTGTTGAAAATAGGAGTCTGCTGGAAGAAACTTACAAGtactttatataatatatatcaccGCAGTCGGATGTAATGCTAATCTTAACCGACTCATCGTTCCGATGACTCCCAGTTACAACTGACCAAAGCAAACCTGTAGGTGGAatcttcattttaattaaacagttcTCAGAACAAAGAATGGCCTTGTCATAGATAGAATTACTTTCTTTAAGCAATGATCAGTGATAATCCTTAGTGCTGCACAGGATGCCATTTGGATGCTATCCTAATAAATACCAAGTGCTAGCAGCAGCACTAAATAACTCACCTTCTGCCTCACTAAACCACAGCTTTGCTGTGTTGCTTTACAAGGTTCTCCATGCCATGCTGAAGCACTCCAAATTACTCTCCAGTAGATAACAAATAGGAAAAGAGAACTTCCATGGGGAATCTTACCTGAATGTTTTCTTCTCCCTGTCAGGACCGAGAGCAGTTCAAGATGGCAGCGGCGGCGCAATGGGAGTCCACTCACACACCTGTCTATTCCTAGTGTTTCTGCCGTTCCTGCTCAGAATTTGAAGAGGAATGgatttgaacacattttttgtttgtgtaagtgtgtgttaaTTTTCTTCTCATCCGGAAACATAAACTGGTGCACAGTGAGTGCAGGGAGTATCCTGTTACATAATGATGTTGACCCACTAAATAAGTACTTAACAAAAAGTTtcagttcttttgtttttggaatTTAGGTTACCTTGAGGCTGAAAGCCTGCTATTGTAATATATTAATGTGTAATGATTATCATTCTTTCTGGTTGTTGAAACAGAATTGTTTTTGAAGTATTCTCCAAGTATTATTATAGTAATACACTTGCAGTTGTGTTATGCTGatcttttaattcttttttttcagttatgtttagttttaaatatttttgagaaaggaaaatatgaagTTGTAACTATTTAGGACAAATATCCTGgttttatgtcattttttttcttcaccagtaaaaTTGGACACGACAATGGTGTCGAGAATACCTGTTATGAATATGTAGTTAGAAATGGAGGGAAGGTTTGCTCCACTTGTGTGGCGTCGACCTCTGACTTAAATAATGCAAATGTATTAATGCTATTGCTTCCTGTTTGAACACCAGGCCATTCCCACACAACAGTTGGCCCTCTGGCCCTCCAACCCTGGAGGGCCAGAGGCCACTTAGTCACATCATGTTAATAAAATTgttaaaatcaaaatcaaaaatacCCTTTGCATATATTTAGAGACCATTAACCGAAAATAGTAGCCCACACAGCAACACTTCACTGGGTATCTCTTTCCTAGTCTCGACACTCAAAAAAACCCATGGACACCTTTCCGATACTATTATCTTTTTACAAAGAGGGTAGACATATTTTAATATGAGTTCAACAAATTACACACCACTTCATACCAAAATGTACAGTGTGTGATTTATGACTGAAATGCTCATTCTGAACATGACTTTCCAGCTTTTATTGAAAAGA
This window harbors:
- the ntm gene encoding neurotrimin isoform X2; its protein translation is MKNALYWAMLVGMAVLLMEQGLPVRSQGDSQSDNKVMDNITVRQGETVFLRCAQGDVVTHTAWLNRSSILYAGEDKWSVDPRVSLVTLNQEEFSIKIENVDMTDEGQYVCAVQTSSRPRTTSVHILVQVPPKIIHLSKDIVVNEGSNVTLMCQASGKPEPSISWKLIYSSGDLASEDEFLEIPSISRRRAGTYECTAVNDIDTDVQTVDITVNYAPAVSEARDVGVTPGQRGELECEADAVPEADFEWYKDDRRILIGLDGFEIVNSGSLSKLTFFNVSDEDYGNYTCVALNKLGSANTSFLMYVVIEPTSSTLLQGPRAVQDGSGGAMGVHSHTCLFLVFLPFLLRI
- the ntm gene encoding neurotrimin isoform X1, whose amino-acid sequence is MSVWRYLVALSKCTLILSLRMLLLVPAGLPVRSQGDSQSDNKVMDNITVRQGETVFLRCAQGDVVTHTAWLNRSSILYAGEDKWSVDPRVSLVTLNQEEFSIKIENVDMTDEGQYVCAVQTSSRPRTTSVHILVQVPPKIIHLSKDIVVNEGSNVTLMCQASGKPEPSISWKLIYSSGDLASEDEFLEIPSISRRRAGTYECTAVNDIDTDVQTVDITVNYAPAVSEARDVGVTPGQRGELECEADAVPEADFEWYKDDRRILIGLDGFEIVNSGSLSKLTFFNVSDEDYGNYTCVALNKLGSANTSFLMYVVIEPTSSTLLQGPRAVQDGSGGAMGVHSHTCLFLVFLPFLLRI